One genomic region from Rosa rugosa chromosome 1, drRosRugo1.1, whole genome shotgun sequence encodes:
- the LOC133725797 gene encoding 7-deoxyloganetin glucosyltransferase-like: MSSKEGANKPHVICIPIPVQSHIKAMLKLAKLLHHKGFHITFVNTEFNHKRFLKSLGPNSLDGLPDFQFKTIPDGLPVSNEDATQDISLLGESIMKNFLAPFRDLVIKLNNNVTAATSTNISSPPVTCIASDGLMLFATKVAEELGIPIALLFPFAACAFMGYKQYPALVEKGLAPLKDESCLTNGFLDKLIDWIPGMKGIRLKDLPTEFRTTNPSDLIFNGILDVMGSLHRASAVVLHTFDALEPDVLDALSSTTSMLPPVYAIGPLQLLLNQIQEDPLKPIGYSLWKEETECLQWLNNKAPNSVVYVNFGSIVVMTPQQLVEFGWGLATTTLPFLWVIRPDLVVGESAVLPPEFLAETKERGLITSWCPQEQVLNHPSVGGFLTHSGWNSTIESLCAGVPMLSLPFFAEQQTNCYYTCKEWGIGLEINNDVKRDEVKKLVRELMEREKGKEMKNKVMEWKKLAEEATAPHGSSSKNLDNLVKRLQVRKTS; encoded by the exons ATGAGTTCCAAGGAGGGAGCTAATAAGCCTCATGTTATTTGTATTCCTATTCCTGTTCAAAGCCATATAAAGGCAATGCTTAAATTAGCAAAACTCCTCCACCATAAAGGATTTCACATAACCTTTGTCAACACAGAGTTCAACCACAAACGCTTTCTCAAATCTCTAGGACCGAACTCTTTAGATGGCTTACCTGACTTTCAGTTCAAGACCATTCCAGATGGTCTTCCTGTTTCAAATGAGGATGCCACCCAAGACATCAGTTTGCTTGGTGAATCCATCATGAAAAATTTCCTAGCTCCATTTCGTGACCTCGTCATTAAACTCAATAACAATGTCACTGCAGCAACTTCCACCAATATTAGTAGTCCTCCAGTGACTTGCATTGCTTCAGATGGTCTCATGCTGTTCGCAACCAAAGTTGCTGAAGAACTTGGAATCCCTATTGCACTATTGTTTCCTTTTGCAGCATGCGCCTTCATGGGCTATAAACAATATCCCGCTCTAGTTGAAAAAGGTCTTGCACCACTCAAAG ATGAGAGCTGTTTGACGAATGGGTTTCTGGACAAGCTAATAGATTGGATTCCAGGAATGAAAGGTATCCGCTTAAAAGATCTACCAACCGAGTTTCGAACTACGAATCCCAGTGACCTCATTTTCAATGGCATTCTTGATGTAATGGGTAGCCTTCATAGAGCTTCAGCAGTTGTTCTTCACACATTTGACGCATTGGAGCCAGATGTTTTGGATGCTCTCTCTAGCACTACATCTATGCTCCCACCAGTTTATGCCATTGGCCCTCTGCAATTACTTCTCAATCAAATACAAGAAGACCCTTTGAAGCCTATAGGATACAGCCTATGGAAAGAAGAAACTGAGTGCCTACAATGGCTAAACAATAAGGCACCAAACTCAGTTGTTTATGTGAATTTTGGAAGCATAGTGGTCATGACACCACAACAGCTTGTAGAGTTTGGTTGGGGACTTGCGACTACCACGCTTCCATTCTTGTGGGTAATAAGACCTGATTTGGTTGTTGGTGAATCAGCAGTTTTACCACCAGAGTTTTTAGCTGAAACTAAAGAAAGAGGTCTAATTACAAGCTGGTGCCCTCAAGAACAAGTCCTTAACCATCCATCAGTTGGAGGATTTTTAACACACAGCGGTTGGAATTCAACCATCGAGAGTTTGTGTGCAGGAGTACCTATGCTATCTCTGCCATTCTTTGCGGAGCAGCAAACAAATTGTTACTATACTTGCAAGGAATGGGGCATTGGCCTGGAGATTAACAATGATGTCAAGAGAGATGAAGTGAAGAAGCTTGTTAGAGAGTTAATGGAAAGAGAGAAgggtaaagaaatgaaaaataaggTCATGGAGTGGAAGAAACTAGCAGAAGAAGCCACTGCTCCACATGGTTCGTCATCCAAAAACTTGGACAATTTAGTGAAACGGTTGCAAGTGAGAAAAACTAGCTAG
- the LOC133743269 gene encoding uncharacterized protein LOC133743269, whose amino-acid sequence MAMEKCSSKELDLGLPPMTVDSLSQMIYRKALMDEPTSQEPITIFYDGRVYVFDIMELQVRAIILFATREMEGGMTSRSSKETVSLALQSQILVPPCGSVKKSLQKFLQNRKNEASDPYSHNS is encoded by the exons ATGGCAATGGAGAAATGCAGCTCGAAGGAGTTGGACCTCGGCCTTCCTCCGATGACGGTCGATTCTTTATCACAGATGATTTACCGGAAAGCTCTGAT GGATGAGCCGACCAGCCAGGAACCGATCACCATTTTTTATGATGGGCGGGTTTATGTTTTCGATATCATGGAACTTCAG GTTAGAGCCATAATCTTGTTTGCAACTAGAGAAATGGAAGGAGGGATGACATCAAGGTCCTCCAAAGAAACAGTATCACTTGCATTGCAATCTCAAATACTTGTTCCTCCATGTGGATCCGTGAAGAAATCTCTCCAAAAATTTCTGCAAAACAGAAAGAACGAAGCTTCTGATCCGTACAGCCACAATTCATAA